From Daphnia pulicaria isolate SC F1-1A chromosome 4, SC_F0-13Bv2, whole genome shotgun sequence, one genomic window encodes:
- the LOC124336151 gene encoding sphingomyelin phosphodiesterase-like — translation MMRWLPLLFVALLGSSFPLLVEGAPAPELAIEFGDDVITEDGKNVVTCTLCATIVEDVVIMLENGTVTDDQIINYIIDTCARLNIFSNPDQVCGGMAAIALPTIKYIFSTGVVIPGNICGMLLQGQVCGLSDPEPLEWTIAPSSNVKPPVNQPSQPPTGSPTIKVLHLADIHYDPEYLAGSLAVCGDPLCCRASSGDVVNATDAAGYWGDYRTCDLPWYLIENSVSQMASLHPDVGYIIWTGDLTPHDVWSTAKDENIMIIDRLMTLVAQYFPGVPVYPTLGNHESHPVNTFAPPEITDPEFNTAWLYDEADRQWARWLPAEVSSTIRYGGFYTALVQPGLRIVSMNMNYCYTLNYWTYYKSQDPASSLLWLSQVLEEAELAGEKVHILSHIPPGSGDCWTIFSREFSKIINRFESTVAAQFYGHTHKDEYKIFYDTVDVNRPVNVAFIAPSLTTYSKLNPGYRTYTVDGQRPDSTWSVLDFNTYIMNLTDANQKGSEVDPVWYELYQAKQEYNLTDLTPQSMDELFQRMKADDALFQLYYKNYYKNADEAVAEGCNNRCKSNMLCRIVTTDIADQSKC, via the exons ATGATGCGCTGGCTACCGCTACTTTTCGTTGCCCTATTGGGTAGCAGCTTTCCACTACTTGTCGAAG GAGCGCCGGCTCCCGAACTAGCAATCGAATTCGGCGATGACGTCATCACAGAAGACGGTAAGAATGTTGTCACTTGTACCCTCTGTGCAACAATAGTTGAAGACGTCGTAATTATGCTGGAAAATGGCACCGTAACGGACGATCAGATCATCAACTACATTATTGACACCTGTGCTagattgaatatttttagCAATCCCGACCAGGTGTGCGGCGGAATGGCGGCAATCGCTCTG CCAACTATCAAGTACATCTTTAGCACGGGTGTCGTAATTCCGGGCAACATTTGTGGCATGCTTCTACAAGGCCAAGTATGCGGATTGTCCGACCCTGAGCCCTTAGAATGGACCATTGCACCCAGTTCAAATGTTAAGCCGCCTGTTAACCAACCAAGCCAGCCACCG ACAGGATCACCGACGATTAAAGTGCTGCATTTAGCCGACATTCACTACGATCCGGAGTACCTTGCTGGATCCTTGGCCGTATGCGGAGATCCTCTCTGCTGTCGTGCTTCATCAGGTGACGTTGTAAACGCCACAGATGCTGCCGGATACTGGGGAGATTATCGTACCTGCGATTTACCCTGGTATTTAATAGAAAACTCAGTTTCTCAAATGGCTTCCCTGCATCCG GATGTTGGCTACATTATCTGGACTGGAGATTTGACACCTCATGATGTCTGGTCAACTGCCAAAGATGAAAACATCATGATCATTGACCGTTTAATGACTCTGGTAGCACAGTACTTCCCTGGCGTACCTGTTTATCCGACTCTAGGAAATCACGAGTCTCATCCAGTTAACAC TTTCGCTCCTCCTGAGATAACGGATCCTGAATTCAATACCGCTTGGTTGTACGACGAAGCCGACCGACAGTGGGCTCGGTGGCTTCCGGCTGAAGTTTCTTCCACCATCCGATATGGAGGCTTTTACACTGCTTTGGTCCAACCGGGTCTTCGCATCGTTTCGATGAACATGAACTATTGTTACACTTTGAACTACTGGACCTATTACAAATCACAAGATCCAGCCTCGAGTCTTCTCTGGCTTAGCCAAGTTCTAGAAGAAGCTGAACTGGCTGGCGaaaaa GTGCACATTTTAAGCCATATTCCACCCGGAAGTGGAGACTGCTGGACCATTTTCAGTCGGGAATTTTCCAAGATCATTAACCGTTTTGAATCAACCGTAGCAGCGCAGTTTTACGGACACACTCATAAggacgaatataaaattttctaCGACACAGTCGACGTCAACCGACCTGTTAACGTGGCCTTTATTGCGCCAAGTCTTACCACCTACTCCAAACTTAATCCAGGATACCGTACATACACTGTTGACGGCCAACGACCTGATTCTACTtgg TCTGTGctagatttcaacacttaCATCATGAACTTGACAGATGCCAATCAAAAAGGTTCAGAAGTCGATCCTGTTTGGTATGAGCTCTATCAGGCCAAACAAGAATATAATCTTACTGATTTGACTCCACAGTCCATGGATGAACTCTTCCAGCGAATGAAGGCAGATGACGCACTCTTCCAGCTCTATTACAA AAACTACTACAAGAACGCGGATGAAGCTGTGGCTGAAGGTTGCAACAATCGTTGCAAATCAAATATGCTTTGCCGTATAGTTACTACTGATATTGCAGACCAAAGCAAATGCTAG